In Ictidomys tridecemlineatus isolate mIctTri1 chromosome 16, mIctTri1.hap1, whole genome shotgun sequence, a single genomic region encodes these proteins:
- the LOC144371228 gene encoding LOW QUALITY PROTEIN: uncharacterized protein LOC144371228 (The sequence of the model RefSeq protein was modified relative to this genomic sequence to represent the inferred CDS: substituted 1 base at 1 genomic stop codon) produces MWAPETDSTQLEEHQLSYCQPQKTNQCEECNVLKNFTHHHNVHTGDMPCKCKECDKTSNKSSNLICQQWTHPGVMPYICKQFCKGFSQKPSLKNYQRIHMEEKPYKCKVCGKSFNINSNLDPHNRIHTGEKPYKCKLCGKSFSKESSVTRHLRIHTGEKPYKCKVCGKSFNTYSNLDRHNRIHTGEKPYKCKVCGKSFNTNSNLDCHNRIHTEEKPYKCKVCGKSLYXNSNLDCHNRIYTGEKPYKCNVCGKSFSRKSSLTQHQRIHTGEKPFKCKECAKAFNSTLHLNCHKRIHRGEKPYKCKVCGKNFNHISSLTQHQRIHTGEKPYKCKVCDKAFNIHLSLVRHNRIHTGEKPYKCKVCGKSFNTNSHLDRHNRINTGEKPYKYKLCGKSFSQKSSLNQHQQIHTGEKPYKCRECGKDFKQQSSLTRHQRTHTREKSYKCEEWLSF; encoded by the exons ATGTGGGCTCCAGAAACAGATTCAAcacagctggaggaacatcagctctcatacTGCCAACCTC AGAAGACcaaccaatgtgaagaatgcaatgtactcaagaactttactcatCATCACAatgttcatacaggagatatgccatgcaaatgcaaagaatgtgacaaaacttctaataaaagctccaatcttatttgtcagcagtggacacaccctggagtaatgccctacatatgtaaacaattttgcaaaggtttcagtcaaaaaccaagccttaaaaattaccagagaattcatatggaagagaagccctacaaatgtaaagtgtgtggcaaaagttttaatataaactcaaatcttgatccccacaacaggattcatactggagagaagccctacaaatgtaaattgtgtggcaagagtttcagtaaaGAATCATCAGttactcggcacctgagaatccacactggagagaagccctacaaatgtaaagtgtgtggcaagagttttaatacatactcaaatcttgatcgccacaacaggattcatactggagagaagccgtacaaatgtaaagtgtgtggcaaaagttttaatacaaactcaaatcttgattgccacaacagaattcatactgaagagaagccctataaatgtaaagtgtgtggcaagagtttatattaaaactcgaatcttgattgccacaacaggatttatactggagagaagccctacaaatgtaatgtgtgtggcaagagttttagtcgaaaatcatcacttactcagcaccagcgaatccacactggagagaagcccttcaaatgtaaagagtgtgccaaagcttttaatagcacaTTGCaccttaattgtcacaaaaggattcatagaggagagaagccctacaaatgtaaagtgtgtggcaagaattttaatcacatatcatcacttactcagcaccagcgaatccacactggagagaagccctacaaatgtaaagtgtgtgacaAGGCTTTTAATATACACTTGAGTCTTGTTCGCCACaacagaattcatactggagagaagccctataaatgtaaagtgtgtggcaaaagttttaatacaaactcacatcttgatcgccacaacaggattaatactggagagaagccctacaaatataaattgtgtggcaagagtttcagtcaaaaatcatcacttaatcagcaccagcaaatccacactggagagaagccctacaaatgtagagaatgtggtaaagattttaaacaacaatcatcacttactcgacaccagagaacccatactagagagaagtcctataaatgtgaagaatggctaagcttttaa